The genomic stretch tgaGGAACTATTTTTAATAGGATTTCATGGCAGTATCAATCCaaaaaatttaatcccaacaaacaatcAAAATTTCCATCCTTTTATCTTGTAAGTGGAAATCCAGAGGTTCATATCCTAACGAAATACATGTAGCCGTTTTAGGTAAAACCACGAAAATTTTGTACCCACagaattaaggtagtggacctgtaatgacaggCGGCAATTTTCATCTCCTTACGCTCGTATTCTTGGCATGCAATTTTCGGCAATCTCCGCTTGttatgaaaaattaattttctgttacaGCCGAAGGATGCCAAAATGGCACTCGAAGGATACGAAATAGCATATCAAGGATACCAAAATCGCATACCAAGGATGCCAATATAGCATACGAAGGATGCCAAAATAGCATTCGAAGAATGCCAAAATAGCATACAAAGGATGCCAAAAATGCATACGAAGGATGCCAAAATTGCATATTAAGGATACGAAATCGCACGGAAATTGTTTACtgccattacgggtccactatcttaaatgatttcacagtaaaaaaaatttacttcCGAGAAATGAAAGATAAAACAATTCTAGGGTAGACATTAACTAATACTATACTACTGTGCACATGTGTGCGACTATAAGGCAAGGTTTTAACTTGATTGAGGTAGCATGGTTTTAGTATTATTCTAATAATTTCTTGGTAATAATACGTTATATGCGACACTAAAATatgtgtttatttgtaaatctaaATCCAAAGCTGGTTGTGTGTATGTATAAAGAACAGGGCTTGTGCTTATCAAGTTCATCTCTTCTCCGCATGAATATTCAGAGCTCTTTCATCCAAGTGTAATAATGCAGAGCCAGTTCATTCATCAAAAAATGCATTCTTCTTTCATCCATCTAATTTTAATTACTGTTAATAGAAATGATTGTAAAAATGTGAGCCATGTAACACTTGATTTCtatgaaaagtttcattttaatcCGCACTTCTTGTGCAAAATAACAATTTCTGTACTGTATCTTGGTGGCTTAAAGATTAACTGTGTCTATAAAACctataaaatatctttcaatcaTTATTAACAGAtgcagaaaatgtttaaaaggaAAAACAAGATATCTCAATAACAGAAAtaacaagataaaattgaaatataacatGATGACATGACAGGTAATAACACAATACGAGTTTCAAACAATATTGGCTCAAAAAATATTATGTAGCTGGTAACTAGTCAAAATGGAATACTGGTACATTTTGTATTGATGTATGGGATATGTTTGTTATGCAAACAAGTATTTTCTAATCAGACAACAAAAAACCAAGTATAATTTTAAATGCACATACATAATGCCCATGCTTCAACTGAATGAGTATGTCTAAAAGAAAAGTGTTTCAAATTACAGAAAATACATAATCTGTGCATGCACAAGGGTTTGAAAAAACCTTAAACATTCTAATACAAGCTCTTGCAATCAGGCTCATCAAAAACAGTTTTGTATGTGAAATGATAGAAGTCTGTGTGTAGTAAACCACTTAATTCGTTTACTGTTTTTACATTTGGATTTCTGTATAGATAAATGTACAATTACTACAAACTACTATGGATATATAAGAATAACATGTAACAGGGACCAGTTTCTGAAAACTGTCTAGTTCACTCCAGCATCTCATAGACCTATATGAATGCCAATTGGTACATGACCAATGGCAAGGTAACATTCTTAAGACTGGTCTTGAAATTCAATATTATAAAACTGGAGTTAAAGGTCTATAGAACTGAGTCTGGTAACCAGTCTTGTCTCAAAAGTCCAGCTCAGCTTTTGATTGGTCATTTATAAACAGgaatttgaaactgaccaatagaATGTAGTTTTATATTCACCAGATCAAGCATAGAATTAAGGGGAGATAACAAAACATACATTAACCTAGATCACCTCAGAATAACTGGTCCCTAATTTTTTAACAAGTGTAAAATTGGCTACAAATAACAAACTGGAAATGTTAACAATAAATACTATTAACTTATCCCTGAGAAAAAAGGCATTGTTTTAACATATTGGCAAGGTAAAATATACACAAGTTGAGCTAAATATCTGAATGAtaatggggaaaaaaacaaaaactcatcCTGGAATGTCTGCCAATTATGGGTAGGAAGAATGAATTGttgagaaaaaatgcattttatgtcCAAGTCTTTAATTTCGCATTGAAAAACACTGATGAGTTTTACTGCTATGTACATTATACATTGATGTGCGCATTCTACATGGATATCTGCGGTATGTGTCGAAACAATTGTTTACTGTGACTAGAGTATTCCCTGTTCAAACTAACAATGAAGACATGAAAGCTGTGAAAATGGAGAATAAATATGCTCACTGTTACAAGTAAAAGACTTTTTGACAAGTGCCTCAAAATGACATTACAAAGCAAGTTTACAGAGAAGTTAGAAATTCATACTTCTACATGAATGCATGGTGTATTGCATCGGCTGTAATTTGTTGGAAAAATTTAATCGTGCTGCTTGCtacacatttgagccgcaccataacaaaactaacataatgcatttgcgaccagcatggttccagaatagtctgcgcatccacgcagtctggtctggttccatgctggtcgcaaatgtcggttttctcatggcgccgctCAAATTATACTGTTCCGAAGTCTAACCACTTTTGAAATGCGGCAAAGGTCCAACACGTAATTACAACATCTCTAATTAAACTCTCAATGAAATTTATCAAccccttttaaaatttcagaaatgtagGAATTTATTCCCATTGGGGCCGTCTGACATTGCACAGGTAAACGATTCATGACAAAACACATTATTCCAGGGACGAGCACGAAActactgtaattgtatataaataaagaacaaggtACAATCATTTCACGCTCAGCCCTTGCTAAAACACAATAacaatctgtttcaaaaattCCATCACAAGAGTTTTCTGGAACGTTTCCTCCTAACTGAGCAGAAGTCAAGTGCAagttaaataaatatcattcaaacgGTCTCAAAGAATGGTAGGTAAATCTTCTTTTAATCTCTACTCAGGTTTTATGATAAGAtcaaaaaaatgcttttttaaaaaaacaatctgactaaaactttaaccaatgaaAAAGATCttaacaaaaatcattttcttctaaattttacaatacaaCATGCACATGTTGCTTTTATGCAAAACTAAGATATTCTAACGTTTTAGGTGTTGAAAAGTAAAGAACAGGTGGCTTTTCTGGAGAAGAAAGTCCTGTAACAGAATTGGTAAAACACAAAGCAAGTAGTAACCAACCAGACAGCATAAACCTTGTGTAGGTGTACTTACTAtacaatcatataaaataaagtaacaaacaaacaaaaatatggatttctcaaaaagtTGGATTCAATACTAGGCACATTTGTcaaccaaacaaataaaacaaatatgtaattttcACAAGACCTAAACCATGAAATATTTCACCATGACAACAAAAATACTATAGCAATCTCttatatcatacatttaatgatcaAACAAAAAACTGCTGACTGTTGTTACATGTCAACTACTTCAATGCaaaaaaaactaacttttacaACCAAAATGGCAATTTTTCCCCCAGCAAATAATAACAGTTTGTAAGGAAATGTGTTAATAGTTTTCTTTGCTCTTTTATAAAAGTTGCCGAGAAAATCATCCTTACTTTCTGTATTAACAGGTTCACATCGGTGATAAATTTTAGCAGGGTGACTTTGCTGACTCGATCTTTTAGACCATTTCTTGTTAAATctgataattttaacattttcaaaattcattCATTCTAGTCAGACAAGACTCTCAAACCAGTAACTGTAACAGGACTTAACGAATTATAACGAAAATGAAAGGCTTCTTTTCCTTACTGTATACTTACTGTAACATTTAAGGTAGCAGACCTATAATGACTAACGGCAATTTCTAGTCAACTCTGCATTTTACTTATACTATTTCAGCATTCCCCATAGGTTCAGAAAACCATGTGCTTGTACCAGCTATATTAAGTAACAAAGCAATCCAAAAtggcatactgtaaaatcatttaatttcgtgggcatgaaatttcgtggttttggtcaaaacggcaatttgaATATTTCGTGGGGATAAGAATTCGTGgacttcaacttttgaacataatatgaatgggaattttacttgttcgttgggattaattttcgtggattgaccctaccacgaaatccatgaaaattagtcccccacgaatattaatgatttcacagtacaagAATATAATATTGGAACGGAAACTGCCGAACATCATTATCTGTCCATTATATCAAGAACTAAACCAAATGTGCTACAGCCATTTGTTGACAAACTTAGTAATGTATAGTGTGTCCATGAATGTATTCAAGTTTAGGCCTCACTTTTTTTACAACATACATAATATACAGTCAAATAACAATTGAAAACAGACAATTTATCTTGAttatactgaacaaaaaaaaaaaggactaaaataaattaacaaaaatataaacatcGTTAACAAACTGTATACATTTTGGAATATAATACTACATAAATGTAAGGATATATAAGTGAtgttaaaaaacactttttatggcATATCAATTTcttgcgaaaaaaaattttttttaacaagtttctgaaattctatattttttcaaaatatttcctgaAAGCCGAAAGAATCAAAAAGTTATGAAGAGACATCtgatataaaattgaaattgcaataaaatcaattttcaacATTCTTAGCAAGTATCAAAACAAATTGGAATGTCACTTCAAAAAGAATAtagaaaatgttatcaaatggATAAATGCGGCAGAGTGAAGACTTCTGCAAAACAAAATGACTGGACTATTTACAAAAGGACTTGTGTAGCATATAATACATACAAAATTATGTAAACTGACTAGTAAAATTAAAGGTAACATTAAGCACTGGCTATAATGAAGGACTGTAGCCCAAAAGTTGTACGTATCTATGAATATATTAAGAGTCTAAGATTGAAAAACTGAATTTTGTAGACCAGTCCCAaaatgcagccttgccattggtcaattttttAAATCAACCAATCAGGTGACGACACTGtgtgactggtctccaaactcattttttttcaaccaaGGACCAAGTTACAGCTTCCTGAcatgtatttattaaatttaacatCTACCTCGATTTCTTATACAATTTTGCAATTGGAGCAAACAGGACACACAAGTGATAATGTCTGTAACTGGAAAACTGCTACCATCAGCTCAACATCTTGAAGCACATCTGGAAACTTCTTCAATGCGAACTACAGTCTAAAAGCACTAAGTGTGTTTGCATGGGATTTTCATGTTTCACTAATTATGTGCAGCACGAGCAATATGGAGAAAGAACTCCACCCTGTCCTTGCAAGTGTCTCCACACATATTGCACTTATATGGGTCTTTGTAGCCATGGTAACCCATATGCATTGTATACATTATACAGTCTCCAAATGAAATCTGACAATGGGGACATTCATAATCACCTTTCTGCGATTTTGTACAATAAGGAGCATCCAGCCACAATTTCTTATCTAAGGGAGACAACTCCAGCTTATGTCCATTGTCACCATTCTTAATCAGTCTTGCCGGATCGGCCATTTTCGGATCATTCAAAATTTTCCATGCAATATCTGCTCCACGTTGGATGGCTGCTGCAACTGGCTTACGACGATTGTGACTCTGAAATCCAGGTGGGGATGGCGACTTCTTGAAATCTTCATCAATCTTTTCGGCATCACCATCACTGGGTTTGCCATTATCTACTACTGCCTTCTCATTAACTTCTGCATTATCTTCCTTCAAGCTTGATTTTTCATTCAACATTTCAAGACTGGCATGAATCTGTTTAAGATCTTCTTCAGGAAGTTTCTCTGAACTGTCCACATTTATGTCCTCACCCTCAGCTGTAGACTTATTATCTGTTTCATCACCTGTTTCAGAGAAAACTGGATCCACCTCAGCCATCTCATTTGTCTCCGCATTATCTCTCTCCTCACCATTTTCCATCTCTCGTTTTTCATTGTCCGAGTCATTTTCTGCGTAACTATTGTCGTTTCCACTATATCCTTCTGGGGACTGTCCGTCTGCTTCAACAGGAAGGAGATCAGATGTGTACATTTCATCCATTTCTGCTGCCGAGTCGTCATCACTTTCATACATATTGCCTTGCTTCTCTTGCAACTTCATGCATAACGTATCGAGCTTAAATGCTTTGCCTTTTCTTGAACGTTTTCTCGGAGTCGGCGACATTACTTCATTGGAGTAGACAGAGTTCTCTCCACTTGAGTGTTCCCCTTCGGCATCATCATGTTTGTAACTGCCTTCCTGCTGATAAACAGGTGGCGAGCTGCGAGGCTTTGTCAAGTCTAGTGGGCTGTCGGATGCAGGACCTTCAGACGAGACTGGGACTGGATCAACAGGAAGTTTGCGTTTCAAATCAACTGGGCCTGAACCAAATTTCAAGGTCATCTGCTTCAGAATATCAATTCCCTCATCTTTTACGTGTCCTGCTCCCTGGACTCCTCCATGGAATTTACCATTCATAAATGCAAATGGTGACATATTCAAAGCTTCCTCTTTTTCTCGCTTGACTTTCTGCATTCCGTCCGACTCTTTCTTCCCATTAAGGTTCAGCTCCATTCCAGGACTGAATGCATCTATTCTGGGCGACTTCAAAGGAGAACGGAAAGAACTGAGTGCATTCATTCTCTTCTGATTGTCTTCTAACAATGACTCTGATGACAGACCGAACATGGAAAACAAGTCTTGATTCTCAGAAGCATGTACCTTTACCACGTGACTTGTAAGAATTTCTCGACTAGTACCAACGAAGCTACAAAAATTGCACTTAAATGGATCGGAATTTGACGAGGAGGGTGGGGATTTCATTTCTTCTGACTTGATTCCGAAGTTTGGAAATCTGGCAAACTGAGGATTGAACCTTGGTCCGAGACTTAGTGGATGTGGGAGACGACCTGGCATCTGTCCTTGCATCAGTGGCCAGAATGGCGAAACCATACCTGGTAACCCTGGTAGCGGTGCCATAGATGTTGGTGGCATTGGTAAGAAACTTCCTGGACTCTGGTCCATCTTATCTTTCCTAGGTCCCCTAGGTCCGCGGGGTGGTCCACGTTTAGCCATCAAAGAGAGACCAGAAGCCGTAGCGTCTACGCCCTGTGGAAGGCTGCCGTCAGAGTTGAGAACAGCCGCAGGCTTGTGATTGTACTTGCGTAGATGAAGTTTCAAACTGTGACAGTATTTGGTAGCATATGTACAATCAGCACATCTGAAAAGAgtacataaaaattatttaaccacCATTCATTCAAAGAAAATGTGCATATTAAGGTGAGGCAAGTTTTCTCTggtatctatatatctatattctTTTACGACTATTTAAGCAATAACGGCTAATGATGTGACAAGGTTTATTCCCTCACACCACCTTTTCATTGTCCATGTGGAATGTTAAATCATTTAACTGGTTAAAAATATTTCAGAGTAAATATTTTAGCACTTCTTAACAAAACAAATCTGTATTTGTAGATGttaacaatgaaatatatacttcGTAAACAATACATGAAAGACTCAAATTGTTTTGATGAAAACATGTTGTTCCTCCAAGGAGGTTAACAAAAATTTTCTCACTTTACTCTACAGGTGCTTGTTATCTGTACCGGTCGGAAATCTACATCTACAGAGGTGCTTCCCGAAACAGAAAATGCATTGCATGTTTTTTTGTCTTAAGAAACactaatatttttttctctatccATTGAATCATTTATCAAGAAAATTTATCACAGAATGTTAAAATCTTTGACAATAACTgcattaattttgtcaaaattctgtATTCATTTGcctcaatttgattttttttttacctgtacTGATAGACGTTCGTATGAGACTTCATGTGCGAATTCAACATGGACTTGTTCACACAGGCGTAGTTGCATTTCGGGCATTTGAACGGCTTTGAACCGAAGTGATTGCGTAGATGATACTCGAGATGATGTTTATATTCTGTAACGAACGGACATCTCGGGCACTGTAGAAGCTTGTCTTCCTTTATATGTGACCGTGAATGGGTCCAGAATTCAATCTGTAGTAAGAAATAAATTGTTAAGTACTGtgaaattatcaatatttatGAAGGACTAATTATTCATGGATTTTTTGCATGCATcaatcaaaaaaattaaattacaataAATAATGTTCCCATATTTTTATCTGTATGTGGAAATCCTTGAATTCATATCCAACTGAAATACCAGGTAGTTGTTCTgggaaaaatcacaaaattttaaaCCCGCAAAATTAAATCAGGTCACAGAAAGTAATTTATAGGTCAAGACTACAAAATTAAGATACAGAGTTGTATCCCAAGGGCAGGAAGCTGTTTTTCATGGGCGACTGAAGCAACCACAAACAGACCTCCACCTCAAGTGCTAGTGGGGAAGTTGTAATTTAATTTGCATGGAATCTTAAGAGATAACAAACCATCGGTAAACAAATAGTTGAAAAAcagtattaaaacaaaatgaaatgaaaacataattttacCAAAGACTTCAATTGCCAGAGGAAGTGTACAAACCTTGTCAGTGGTGGAATATTCGCACTGTTTACAACGGAATACTTTTGGCCTTCCTGGCATCGTTCTATTGTATCCTCCGTCGGGATCTTCCGTATGAAAATCTTTGATGTGTCTCTTCAAACGTCCCTCAGTTCTCGACTTGTAGTCACAATGCGGGCATATATGTTCAAAATGTACAGTCATGTGTTGGTCAAAGTCTCCTTGTGTAGTACCTGCAAAACAATGTTGCCATATTATGTGATTGAAGTGTTCGTTCATATACAATTACCGTGTTGAACATTGAAGTTTACACTAATGTGTTAATCAAAATCTACTCTTGCCATCCCTGCAAACTGTGGGCAAATTCATACAAAGTGTACACTCATTTATAATTACAAAGTAGACAATATACTATATAACgttcaaaatgtacagttttgtgTTTAATCTACCTCTTACTGTCATATCCACAAAAGGTTTAGTTTAGTTTTGTTGAGTTTTAAGTCGCACATACACAACTTATGGTCACTTTGCAACCTTAAACTGTGGAAGGAGAAATCTGGGATGGTAATCAGCGTTAAGTGGAATttttaaattcaagtttgtttcaAGAACTTCCCTAGACAGAAAATCCTGAAAATTGGAATTCTTTACCGTTTATATAATAAGGTGTGCactcactttaaaaaaaaacatgctgccATAAATTTTCTGAATACTTCATGCTGACAATCATTAGCGTAaaagataatttcaaaaatactGATGTAAATTTAGAAGCAAGATGCATGAATTATTCCAAATacctttttatcatttctttcatcccctatataaaaatgtaaaagttcaaCTGAAATTTAGAAGTATACGCGTATGAAAAATCGAGATTTTGAAAGTCTGATGATTGAATAATGTTTGaccaacaataaaaaaacaaatactttttatattaagCTAGGTGATAGCTCCTATTTCTCAAGTCTGACTACTTATTTTATATTCCAATCAAACTTCCATACCCAATATGTGACCCAGTCAATTTAAGAATTTCCATCCAATCTGTGAACCAGTCACTAAGAACTCTCATCCAATTAGTGAACAGGTCACTTAGAATTCCCATAAAATACAAGTATAATATTAAAATACGAGAATGTTACCATATTAGTCGCAGGAAACACCATATTCGAAAATACATAATCCCATTTTTCTATAATATAATCTTCAAAACAATTCCCCAAACTAAGCTCCACATTTTAGACCCACTATTAAACTGTCCGAAACTGATAACCTAGAccattttttcccctataaaaaGACATCAAAAAAGCCTCTTATATACCAAGGGTCAATAATTCACGTGGTTTATAACCTGTTTGCTTAAGTCAAAACAAAAAGTCAAGCTTTTTAATGTAAAAACTATAAATCAAACCAGAAAATCAATTTCAGCGGCCTGACCTCTTTCCTTCTTATCAAACTACCT from Mercenaria mercenaria strain notata chromosome 16, MADL_Memer_1, whole genome shotgun sequence encodes the following:
- the LOC123541329 gene encoding uncharacterized protein LOC123541329 isoform X3: MTMCSLVGSSYYRPFGLRSDAVSPQAADVIDNGLNTHDREIGKKFENKFTPEKRMQNGDDDLVRKQGKEDIEAEALREKYQNYIRSNSSDIESDPERDELNLSKQAEGYDKRNRNFGFTQHLPSNINPYASAFGAEEARLRFNLESAQFKERLGSIGISPFGDEAIHRRYSLQETVPESSKLTSQSSSPPLSPRSQSLQSSPLPSYNGQGHGPRSVHDLSFEEQDSNSFLPRIKEGLFFCHLCSFSGTTQGDFDQHMTVHFEHICPHCDYKSRTEGRLKRHIKDFHTEDPDGGYNRTMPGRPKVFRCKQCEYSTTDKIEFWTHSRSHIKEDKLLQCPRCPFVTEYKHHLEYHLRNHFGSKPFKCPKCNYACVNKSMLNSHMKSHTNVYQYRCADCTYATKYCHSLKLHLRKYNHKPAAVLNSDGSLPQGVDATASGLSLMAKRGPPRGPRGPRKDKMDQSPGSFLPMPPTSMAPLPGLPGMVSPFWPLMQGQMPGRLPHPLSLGPRFNPQFARFPNFGIKSEEMKSPPSSSNSDPFKCNFCSFVGTSREILTSHVVKVHASENQDLFSMFGLSSESLLEDNQKRMNALSSFRSPLKSPRIDAFSPGMELNLNGKKESDGMQKVKREKEEALNMSPFAFMNGKFHGGVQGAGHVKDEGIDILKQMTLKFGSGPVDLKRKLPVDPVPVSSEGPASDSPLDLTKPRSSPPVYQQEGSYKHDDAEGEHSSGENSVYSNEVMSPTPRKRSRKGKAFKLDTLCMKLQEKQGNMYESDDDSAAEMDEMYTSDLLPVEADGQSPEGYSGNDNSYAENDSDNEKREMENGEERDNAETNEMAEVDPVFSETGDETDNKSTAEGEDINVDSSEKLPEEDLKQIHASLEMLNEKSSLKEDNAEVNEKAVVDNGKPSDGDAEKIDEDFKKSPSPPGFQSHNRRKPVAAAIQRGADIAWKILNDPKMADPARLIKNGDNGHKLELSPLDKKLWLDAPYCTKSQKGDYECPHCQISFGDCIMYTMHMGYHGYKDPYKCNMCGDTCKDRVEFFLHIARAAHN
- the LOC123541329 gene encoding uncharacterized protein LOC123541329 isoform X8 produces the protein MQNGDDDLVRKQGKEDIEAEALREKYQNYIRSNSSDIESDPERDELNLSKQAEGYDKRNRNFGFTQHLPSNINPYASAFGAEEARLRFNLESAQFKERLGSIGISPFGDEAIHRRYSLQETVPESSKLTSQSSSPPLSPRSQSLQSSPLPSYNGQGHGPRSVHDLSFEEQDSNSFLPRIKEGLFFCHLCSFSGTTQGDFDQHMTVHFEHICPHCDYKSRTEGRLKRHIKDFHTEDPDGGYNRTMPGRPKVFRCKQCEYSTTDKIEFWTHSRSHIKEDKLLQCPRCPFVTEYKHHLEYHLRNHFGSKPFKCPKCNYACVNKSMLNSHMKSHTNVYQYRCADCTYATKYCHSLKLHLRKYNHKPAAVLNSDGSLPQGVDATASGLSLMAKRGPPRGPRGPRKDKMDQSPGSFLPMPPTSMAPLPGLPGMVSPFWPLMQGQMPGRLPHPLSLGPRFNPQFARFPNFGIKSEEMKSPPSSSNSDPFKCNFCSFVGTSREILTSHVVKVHASENQDLFSMFGLSSESLLEDNQKRMNALSSFRSPLKSPRIDAFSPGMELNLNGKKESDGMQKVKREKEEALNMSPFAFMNGKFHGGVQGAGHVKDEGIDILKQMTLKFGSGPVDLKRKLPVDPVPVSSEGPASDSPLDLTKPRSSPPVYQQEGSYKHDDAEGEHSSGENSVYSNEVMSPTPRKRSRKGKAFKLDTLCMKLQEKQGNMYESDDDSAAEMDEMYTSDLLPVEADGQSPEGYSGNDNSYAENDSDNEKREMENGEERDNAETNEMAEVDPVFSETGDETDNKSTAEGEDINVDSSEKLPEEDLKQIHASLEMLNEKSSLKEDNAEVNEKAVVDNGKPSDGDAEKIDEDFKKSPSPPGFQSHNRRKPVAAAIQRGADIAWKILNDPKMADPARLIKNGDNGHKLELSPLDKKLWLDAPYCTKSQKGDYECPHCQISFGDCIMYTMHMGYHGYKDPYKCNMCGDTCKDRVEFFLHIARAAHN
- the LOC123541329 gene encoding uncharacterized protein LOC123541329 isoform X6; this translates as MEKWSDAVSPQAADVIDNGLNTHDREIGKKFENKFTPEKRMQNGDDDLVRKQGKEDIEAEALREKYQNYIRSNSSDIESDPERDELNLSKQAEGYDKRNRNFGFTQHLPSNINPYASAFGAEEARLRFNLESAQFKERLGSIGISPFGDEAIHRRYSLQETVPESSKLTSQSSSPPLSPRSQSLQSSPLPSYNGQGHGPRSVHDLSFEEQDSNSFLPRIKEGLFFCHLCSFSGTTQGDFDQHMTVHFEHICPHCDYKSRTEGRLKRHIKDFHTEDPDGGYNRTMPGRPKVFRCKQCEYSTTDKIEFWTHSRSHIKEDKLLQCPRCPFVTEYKHHLEYHLRNHFGSKPFKCPKCNYACVNKSMLNSHMKSHTNVYQYRCADCTYATKYCHSLKLHLRKYNHKPAAVLNSDGSLPQGVDATASGLSLMAKRGPPRGPRGPRKDKMDQSPGSFLPMPPTSMAPLPGLPGMVSPFWPLMQGQMPGRLPHPLSLGPRFNPQFARFPNFGIKSEEMKSPPSSSNSDPFKCNFCSFVGTSREILTSHVVKVHASENQDLFSMFGLSSESLLEDNQKRMNALSSFRSPLKSPRIDAFSPGMELNLNGKKESDGMQKVKREKEEALNMSPFAFMNGKFHGGVQGAGHVKDEGIDILKQMTLKFGSGPVDLKRKLPVDPVPVSSEGPASDSPLDLTKPRSSPPVYQQEGSYKHDDAEGEHSSGENSVYSNEVMSPTPRKRSRKGKAFKLDTLCMKLQEKQGNMYESDDDSAAEMDEMYTSDLLPVEADGQSPEGYSGNDNSYAENDSDNEKREMENGEERDNAETNEMAEVDPVFSETGDETDNKSTAEGEDINVDSSEKLPEEDLKQIHASLEMLNEKSSLKEDNAEVNEKAVVDNGKPSDGDAEKIDEDFKKSPSPPGFQSHNRRKPVAAAIQRGADIAWKILNDPKMADPARLIKNGDNGHKLELSPLDKKLWLDAPYCTKSQKGDYECPHCQISFGDCIMYTMHMGYHGYKDPYKCNMCGDTCKDRVEFFLHIARAAHN
- the LOC123541329 gene encoding uncharacterized protein LOC123541329 isoform X2 — encoded protein: MKTNLGSSKRKEKAPVYRNRSDAVSPQAADVIDNGLNTHDREIGKKFENKFTPEKRMQNGDDDLVRKQGKEDIEAEALREKYQNYIRSNSSDIESDPERDELNLSKQAEGYDKRNRNFGFTQHLPSNINPYASAFGAEEARLRFNLESAQFKERLGSIGISPFGDEAIHRRYSLQETVPESSKLTSQSSSPPLSPRSQSLQSSPLPSYNGQGHGPRSVHDLSFEEQDSNSFLPRIKEGLFFCHLCSFSGTTQGDFDQHMTVHFEHICPHCDYKSRTEGRLKRHIKDFHTEDPDGGYNRTMPGRPKVFRCKQCEYSTTDKIEFWTHSRSHIKEDKLLQCPRCPFVTEYKHHLEYHLRNHFGSKPFKCPKCNYACVNKSMLNSHMKSHTNVYQYRCADCTYATKYCHSLKLHLRKYNHKPAAVLNSDGSLPQGVDATASGLSLMAKRGPPRGPRGPRKDKMDQSPGSFLPMPPTSMAPLPGLPGMVSPFWPLMQGQMPGRLPHPLSLGPRFNPQFARFPNFGIKSEEMKSPPSSSNSDPFKCNFCSFVGTSREILTSHVVKVHASENQDLFSMFGLSSESLLEDNQKRMNALSSFRSPLKSPRIDAFSPGMELNLNGKKESDGMQKVKREKEEALNMSPFAFMNGKFHGGVQGAGHVKDEGIDILKQMTLKFGSGPVDLKRKLPVDPVPVSSEGPASDSPLDLTKPRSSPPVYQQEGSYKHDDAEGEHSSGENSVYSNEVMSPTPRKRSRKGKAFKLDTLCMKLQEKQGNMYESDDDSAAEMDEMYTSDLLPVEADGQSPEGYSGNDNSYAENDSDNEKREMENGEERDNAETNEMAEVDPVFSETGDETDNKSTAEGEDINVDSSEKLPEEDLKQIHASLEMLNEKSSLKEDNAEVNEKAVVDNGKPSDGDAEKIDEDFKKSPSPPGFQSHNRRKPVAAAIQRGADIAWKILNDPKMADPARLIKNGDNGHKLELSPLDKKLWLDAPYCTKSQKGDYECPHCQISFGDCIMYTMHMGYHGYKDPYKCNMCGDTCKDRVEFFLHIARAAHN
- the LOC123541329 gene encoding uncharacterized protein LOC123541329 isoform X5 → MSNKRSDAVSPQAADVIDNGLNTHDREIGKKFENKFTPEKRMQNGDDDLVRKQGKEDIEAEALREKYQNYIRSNSSDIESDPERDELNLSKQAEGYDKRNRNFGFTQHLPSNINPYASAFGAEEARLRFNLESAQFKERLGSIGISPFGDEAIHRRYSLQETVPESSKLTSQSSSPPLSPRSQSLQSSPLPSYNGQGHGPRSVHDLSFEEQDSNSFLPRIKEGLFFCHLCSFSGTTQGDFDQHMTVHFEHICPHCDYKSRTEGRLKRHIKDFHTEDPDGGYNRTMPGRPKVFRCKQCEYSTTDKIEFWTHSRSHIKEDKLLQCPRCPFVTEYKHHLEYHLRNHFGSKPFKCPKCNYACVNKSMLNSHMKSHTNVYQYRCADCTYATKYCHSLKLHLRKYNHKPAAVLNSDGSLPQGVDATASGLSLMAKRGPPRGPRGPRKDKMDQSPGSFLPMPPTSMAPLPGLPGMVSPFWPLMQGQMPGRLPHPLSLGPRFNPQFARFPNFGIKSEEMKSPPSSSNSDPFKCNFCSFVGTSREILTSHVVKVHASENQDLFSMFGLSSESLLEDNQKRMNALSSFRSPLKSPRIDAFSPGMELNLNGKKESDGMQKVKREKEEALNMSPFAFMNGKFHGGVQGAGHVKDEGIDILKQMTLKFGSGPVDLKRKLPVDPVPVSSEGPASDSPLDLTKPRSSPPVYQQEGSYKHDDAEGEHSSGENSVYSNEVMSPTPRKRSRKGKAFKLDTLCMKLQEKQGNMYESDDDSAAEMDEMYTSDLLPVEADGQSPEGYSGNDNSYAENDSDNEKREMENGEERDNAETNEMAEVDPVFSETGDETDNKSTAEGEDINVDSSEKLPEEDLKQIHASLEMLNEKSSLKEDNAEVNEKAVVDNGKPSDGDAEKIDEDFKKSPSPPGFQSHNRRKPVAAAIQRGADIAWKILNDPKMADPARLIKNGDNGHKLELSPLDKKLWLDAPYCTKSQKGDYECPHCQISFGDCIMYTMHMGYHGYKDPYKCNMCGDTCKDRVEFFLHIARAAHN